Within Amedibacterium intestinale, the genomic segment GTATTAAGACTGTTACAGGAAAGGATAGATGGGATACTTCAACCATTATATCCATTCTTAAAAACGAAAAGTATAAAGGCGATTGTTTAATGCAGAAGTATTATATCAACGATTATCTAGAAAAGAAGTTAATAAAGAATAAAGGTGAATTACAGCAATATTATGTTGAAAATCATCATGTTCCTATTGTATCAGCAGAGGTTTTTGATCGAGTACAAATGATGATGAAAAGTAAAAGGCGAAAGAAAAGAGTATCTGCTGCTAGAGACTTTTCTTCGATGATAATTTGTGGGGATTGTGGTGAGTGCTATGGTTCAAAAGTATGGCATTCAAATAGTAAATATAAGAAAATCATTTATAGATGTAATGCTAAATATAATGGGGAGAAGAAATGTAATACTCCCGCTATTGATGAAGAAAGATTAAAAGAAATATTTGTAGAAGCTATTAATATATTATTGATTGACAAAGATGAGATTATTGATAATATCAATTGCTTGCTAGATATAAAGAAACAATGCAAAACTTATGCCGACGAAATTAGACAGGCTGCAGTAAAAGTTGAAAATATAGAGCAAGTATATAGAAAAATTATTAATGATCAAAAGTCTAATCCATTACCATTTGAAGAATATGAAATGTTAATTAAGAAGTATGGTCATGAGTATGATAATGCTAGAGAAAGTTACAATGCATTAATTGAAGATAACAATTTACATGAAAGAGAAGTCTGCAAGTTAGAAGAATTTATTCATCAATTTGAGCATTGTGATAAAATTGTTCTTGAATATGATTACGACTTAATGAAACGAACAACTGAAAGCATAGTTGTTAATACAGATGGGACAATAACAATAAATTTTATTGGAGAACAAAATATAACACTTAAAATATAGCAACAGGGAATAAAACTCTGTTGCTATTTATGGTGGCATGCTATAATAACAGAAAGATAAATAGTAATTTGTAGAGGAGATATTTATGGAAGATAAACAAGTATTATTTAATAATATAGATAAAGTTCACACTACC encodes:
- a CDS encoding recombinase family protein, yielding MQTRKVVTVIPEKKQDIIQEDSAELKKKKVAGYARVSTELDEQQNSYNSQLDYYTNYINSRSDWEFAGMYSDEGITGTSIKKREGFTSMIQDALDGKIDMIVTKSISRFARNTVDTLSTVRKLKNAGIEVFFEKENIYTLDSKGELLLTILSSLAQEESRSISENTTWGQRKRMADGHGCLGFSRFLGYDRGPNGEFVINEEQAKIVKRIYYEYLDGKSSAEIARRLTADGIKTVTGKDRWDTSTIISILKNEKYKGDCLMQKYYINDYLEKKLIKNKGELQQYYVENHHVPIVSAEVFDRVQMMMKSKRRKKRVSAARDFSSMIICGDCGECYGSKVWHSNSKYKKIIYRCNAKYNGEKKCNTPAIDEERLKEIFVEAINILLIDKDEIIDNINCLLDIKKQCKTYADEIRQAAVKVENIEQVYRKIINDQKSNPLPFEEYEMLIKKYGHEYDNARESYNALIEDNNLHEREVCKLEEFIHQFEHCDKIVLEYDYDLMKRTTESIVVNTDGTITINFIGEQNITLKI